From a single Sinomonas atrocyanea genomic region:
- a CDS encoding acyl-CoA dehydrogenase family protein has translation MEHTEGAADAANQAPPRAGIDEFSANAALVDGVRRFGASWASGELAAVGRLVGSEQFAENARLANMHPPLLHALDRYGGRRDEVEYHPAYHHVLAAAVAHGADTAAWADPRPGAHVARAAAFMLFAQVEPGHACPVSMTHAAVPALSRQPDVARLWLPRLYGDGYEPRLLPSARKPGALVGMAMTERQGGSDVRSIATSARDAGHGTALLTGAKWFCSAPMSDAFLVLAREPDGLSCFLVPRVLEDGARNPFRLVRLKSKLGNRANASAEVDFEDTLGWRIGEPGRGVRTILGMVHETRLDCILGTAAGMRQAVAEALWHARHRRAFGRRLVDQPAMAAVLADLALEYEAAVALGLRLAAADDAVWSPPAGSAAAAGDAPSSVPSPAASERARRERAFARIATALGKYWVCKRGPGHAAEALECLGGNGYTEDFPLAMRYREQPVMAIWEGSGNVVALDVLRALEREPDSAEALAEELELHRGAHPALDAHLEQALALMADAAREPAEAQAWARRLAETLALALQATLLLDGEPAVAEAFIAARLGPGRGLGYGCLPDAARTDAILARA, from the coding sequence ATGGAGCACACCGAGGGGGCCGCGGACGCCGCCAACCAGGCGCCCCCGCGGGCCGGGATCGACGAGTTCTCCGCCAATGCCGCGCTGGTCGACGGCGTCCGCCGATTCGGCGCGAGCTGGGCCTCGGGCGAGCTCGCCGCGGTGGGGCGGCTCGTCGGGTCAGAGCAGTTCGCCGAGAACGCGCGGCTGGCCAACATGCACCCGCCCCTGCTGCACGCCCTTGACCGGTACGGCGGCCGCCGCGACGAGGTCGAGTACCACCCCGCCTACCACCATGTGCTCGCCGCGGCGGTCGCGCACGGCGCCGACACCGCGGCGTGGGCCGACCCGAGGCCCGGCGCCCACGTGGCCCGGGCCGCCGCGTTCATGCTGTTCGCCCAGGTCGAGCCCGGCCACGCCTGCCCGGTCTCGATGACCCACGCCGCCGTCCCCGCCCTGTCGCGGCAGCCCGACGTCGCCCGCCTCTGGCTCCCCCGCCTCTACGGCGACGGCTACGAGCCCCGCCTCCTCCCGTCCGCCCGCAAGCCGGGAGCGCTCGTGGGGATGGCGATGACGGAGCGGCAGGGCGGCTCGGACGTGCGCTCCATCGCCACCTCGGCGCGCGACGCCGGCCACGGCACCGCCCTGCTGACCGGAGCGAAGTGGTTCTGCTCGGCTCCCATGAGCGATGCATTCCTCGTGCTCGCGCGGGAGCCGGATGGACTCTCCTGCTTCCTCGTCCCGCGGGTGCTGGAGGACGGCGCGCGGAACCCGTTCCGGCTCGTGCGCCTGAAGTCGAAGCTCGGCAACCGGGCCAATGCCTCCGCCGAGGTCGACTTCGAGGACACCCTCGGATGGCGGATCGGCGAGCCCGGACGCGGGGTCCGGACCATCCTCGGCATGGTCCACGAGACCCGCCTCGACTGCATCCTCGGCACGGCGGCGGGCATGCGGCAGGCCGTCGCCGAGGCGCTCTGGCACGCGCGGCACCGGCGGGCGTTCGGGCGCCGCCTCGTGGACCAGCCCGCCATGGCCGCGGTCCTCGCCGACCTCGCCCTCGAGTACGAGGCCGCGGTGGCGCTCGGGCTGCGGCTCGCGGCCGCGGACGACGCCGTGTGGTCGCCGCCGGCGGGATCGGCCGCCGCCGCGGGGGATGCGCCGTCGTCCGTCCCGAGCCCCGCAGCATCGGAGCGCGCACGGCGCGAGCGGGCGTTCGCGCGGATCGCGACCGCCCTCGGCAAGTACTGGGTGTGCAAGCGCGGGCCGGGGCACGCCGCCGAGGCCCTCGAGTGCCTGGGCGGCAACGGGTACACCGAGGACTTCCCGCTGGCCATGCGGTACCGGGAGCAGCCCGTCATGGCCATCTGGGAGGGATCCGGCAACGTCGTGGCTCTCGACGTGCTGCGCGCCCTCGAGCGCGAGCCCGACTCCGCGGAGGCGCTCGCCGAGGAACTCGAGCTCCACCGCGGCGCCCACCCGGCCCTGGACGCCCACCTCGAGCAGGCCCTCGCGCTCATGGCCGACGCCGCCCGCGAGCCCGCGGAGGCGCAGGCCTGGGCGCGGCGCCTCGCCGAGACGCTCGCGCTCGCCCTCCAGGCCACGCTCCTGCTCGACGGCGAGCCGGCCGTGGCCGAGGCCTTCATCGCCGCGCGCCTGGGGCCTGGCCGCGGACTCGGATACGGCTGCCTGCCCGACGCGGCAAGGACGGACGCCATCCTCGCCCGGGCCTGA
- a CDS encoding glutamate--cysteine ligase: MEIDFAPSEQSTIGLEWEMALVDKHGGELVSLAPQILERLTAERPELFGDTPRIHQELLLNTVELVTGVHSTVGDAVADLGESLAAVRSITDRVGVELFSAGSHPFSQPRLQPVTDKERYAKLIDRTQWWGRQMVIYGVHVHVGLDRRDKAMPVLDALVNYFPHFQALSASSPFWSGEDTGYASQRALMFQQLPTAGLPFQFPDWAGFEHYVDDMLKTGVIDLISEIRWDIRPVPRLGTIEMRVCDGLSTLEEIGAIGALTQCLVEEASRSLDAGEQIPTMPPWHVQENKWRAARYGLDAIIILDAEGNERLVTEHLAETLGRLAPIAEDLGCAKELRGIEGIITRGAGYQRQRRVAEAHGGDLRAVVLEEARLMREGYA; this comes from the coding sequence CTGGAGATCGACTTCGCGCCGTCCGAGCAGTCCACGATCGGACTCGAATGGGAGATGGCCCTCGTGGACAAGCACGGCGGCGAACTGGTCTCCCTCGCGCCCCAGATCCTCGAGCGGCTGACCGCCGAGCGCCCCGAGCTGTTCGGCGACACGCCCCGCATCCACCAGGAGCTCCTGCTCAACACGGTCGAGCTCGTGACCGGCGTGCACAGCACGGTCGGGGACGCTGTGGCGGACCTGGGCGAGTCGCTCGCGGCGGTGAGGAGCATCACGGACCGGGTCGGGGTCGAGCTCTTCTCCGCCGGCAGCCACCCCTTCAGCCAGCCGCGGCTCCAGCCGGTGACGGACAAGGAGCGCTACGCCAAGCTGATCGACCGCACGCAGTGGTGGGGGCGCCAGATGGTGATCTACGGGGTGCACGTGCACGTGGGCCTGGACCGGCGGGACAAGGCCATGCCCGTCCTCGACGCCCTCGTGAACTACTTCCCCCACTTCCAGGCGCTCTCCGCCTCGAGCCCCTTCTGGAGCGGGGAGGACACCGGATACGCCTCGCAGCGGGCGCTCATGTTCCAGCAGCTGCCCACCGCGGGGCTGCCGTTCCAGTTCCCGGACTGGGCCGGGTTCGAGCACTATGTCGACGACATGCTCAAGACGGGCGTGATCGACCTCATCAGCGAGATCCGGTGGGACATCCGCCCCGTGCCGCGCCTGGGCACGATCGAGATGCGCGTCTGCGACGGGCTCTCCACGCTCGAGGAGATCGGCGCCATCGGGGCGCTCACCCAGTGCCTCGTCGAGGAGGCGTCCCGCTCGCTGGACGCCGGGGAGCAGATCCCCACGATGCCGCCGTGGCACGTGCAGGAGAACAAGTGGCGCGCCGCGCGCTACGGCCTCGACGCGATCATCATCCTCGACGCCGAGGGCAACGAGCGGCTCGTCACGGAGCACCTCGCCGAGACGCTCGGCCGGCTCGCGCCTATTGCCGAGGACCTGGGCTGCGCCAAGGAGCTGCGCGGCATCGAGGGCATCATCACCCGCGGCGCCGGCTACCAGCGTCAGCGCCGGGTGGCCGAGGCCCACGGCGGTGACCTGCGCGCCGTGGTGCTCGAGGAGGCCCGGCTGATGCGCGAGGGCTACGCGTGA
- the tsaD gene encoding tRNA (adenosine(37)-N6)-threonylcarbamoyltransferase complex transferase subunit TsaD: MNRQEPLVLGIESSCDETGVGIVRGTTLLANTVSSSMDEHVRFGGVIPEIASRAHLDALVPTLREALHTAGVTLEEVDALAVTTGPGLAGALMVGVCGAKALAVATGKPLYAVNHLVAHVGVGLLDDGVYEGELPPRLGALLVSGGHTEVLRVRNIAGDVELLGSTIDDAAGEAYDKVARLLGLGYPGGPVIDRLAREGNRKAIRFPRGLTQPKYMGTAEEPGPHRYDWSFSGLKTAVARCVEQFEAAGEPVPVADIAASFQEAVVDVITSKAILACREQGIQNLLLGGGVAANSRLRELTRQRCEEAGISLAVPRFSLCTDNGAMVAALAARVIMDGGEPSGLEVAPESSLPVTTVVAR; this comes from the coding sequence ATGAACCGCCAGGAGCCGCTCGTCCTGGGCATCGAGTCCTCGTGCGACGAGACCGGGGTGGGGATCGTGCGCGGCACCACGCTGCTGGCCAACACCGTCTCCTCCTCCATGGACGAGCACGTCCGGTTCGGCGGCGTGATCCCCGAGATCGCCTCCCGCGCCCACCTCGACGCCCTCGTCCCCACCCTGCGGGAGGCCCTCCACACCGCTGGCGTGACCCTCGAGGAGGTCGACGCGCTCGCCGTCACCACCGGCCCCGGCCTCGCCGGCGCGCTCATGGTGGGGGTGTGCGGCGCGAAGGCGCTCGCGGTCGCCACGGGCAAGCCCCTCTACGCCGTGAACCACCTCGTGGCGCACGTGGGCGTCGGCCTGCTCGACGACGGCGTCTACGAGGGCGAACTGCCGCCGCGCCTGGGCGCCCTGCTCGTCTCGGGCGGCCACACCGAGGTGCTGCGGGTACGGAACATCGCCGGCGACGTGGAGCTCCTCGGCTCCACGATCGACGACGCCGCCGGCGAGGCCTACGACAAGGTCGCACGGCTGCTGGGCCTCGGGTACCCGGGCGGCCCGGTGATCGACAGACTCGCGCGCGAGGGCAACCGCAAGGCCATCCGCTTCCCGCGCGGGCTCACGCAGCCCAAGTACATGGGCACGGCCGAGGAGCCCGGCCCCCACCGCTACGACTGGTCGTTCTCCGGGCTCAAGACCGCGGTGGCGCGGTGCGTCGAGCAGTTCGAGGCCGCTGGGGAGCCGGTGCCGGTCGCGGACATCGCGGCCTCGTTCCAGGAGGCCGTGGTGGACGTCATCACCTCCAAGGCGATCCTGGCCTGCCGCGAGCAGGGGATCCAGAACCTGCTGCTCGGTGGGGGCGTGGCCGCCAACTCGCGGCTGCGCGAGCTCACCCGGCAGCGGTGCGAGGAGGCCGGGATCTCCCTGGCGGTGCCCCGGTTCTCGCTGTGCACGGACAACGGCGCCATGGTCGCCGCCCTCGCTGCCCGCGTGATCATGGACGGCGGGGAGCCCAGCGGGCTCGAGGTCGCGCCCGAGTCGTCGCTGCCGGTCACCACGGTCGTCGCCCGGTAG
- the rimI gene encoding ribosomal protein S18-alanine N-acetyltransferase: MTEADVPAVHALERALFPVDAWPEQMFRDELSQPATRRYYVAEEAAPEGARIVAYAGVMCVQPIADVQTIAVVPEREGRGIGSAVLAELIAEARRRGAEDVLLEVRADNPRAQALYRRFGFTQIHMRRRYYRDGADALIMQLPLRAGGPAAPAGEETE; this comes from the coding sequence ATGACGGAGGCGGACGTGCCAGCGGTCCACGCCCTCGAGCGCGCCCTGTTCCCCGTCGACGCATGGCCCGAGCAGATGTTCCGCGACGAGCTCAGCCAGCCGGCGACCCGCCGCTACTACGTCGCCGAGGAGGCCGCGCCGGAGGGGGCCCGGATCGTCGCGTACGCCGGCGTGATGTGCGTCCAGCCGATCGCCGACGTCCAGACCATCGCCGTGGTGCCCGAGCGGGAGGGCCGCGGCATCGGCTCCGCCGTTCTGGCCGAGCTCATCGCGGAGGCCCGTCGCCGCGGCGCCGAGGACGTGCTGCTGGAGGTTCGCGCGGACAACCCCCGCGCGCAGGCCCTCTACCGCCGCTTCGGCTTCACCCAGATCCACATGCGCCGGCGCTACTACCGCGACGGTGCCGACGCGCTCATCATGCAGCTGCCGCTGCGGGCCGGCGGACCGGCCGCACCCGCGGGAGAGGAGACCGAATGA
- the tsaB gene encoding tRNA (adenosine(37)-N6)-threonylcarbamoyltransferase complex dimerization subunit type 1 TsaB, with the protein MIILAIDTSAVASAALIRCHEPLVPEAAGAAVLASFATEDTRSHAEVLAPGIRALLAEQELAGADIARIVVGVGPGPFTGLRSGIATARALAFAWDVPLDGVMSLDALAWDVVESGAPADGFTVAIDARRRELYWAQYAADGTLVDGPHVTAPQQLPSLPAYGAGAGLYRWQLEDAGASVDEAFAQAQPAAASLGLVAAARLGAGAPLLDTTPLYLRDSDAQVPGPRKRAL; encoded by the coding sequence GTGATCATCCTCGCCATCGACACCTCCGCGGTCGCCTCGGCCGCGCTGATCCGCTGCCACGAGCCCCTCGTCCCCGAGGCCGCGGGCGCCGCGGTGCTCGCCTCCTTCGCGACGGAGGACACCCGCTCCCACGCCGAGGTCCTCGCTCCCGGCATCCGGGCCCTCCTTGCCGAGCAGGAGCTCGCGGGGGCGGACATCGCCCGCATCGTCGTCGGCGTCGGGCCGGGCCCCTTCACGGGCCTGCGCTCCGGCATCGCGACGGCGCGCGCGCTCGCCTTCGCCTGGGATGTGCCCCTGGACGGGGTCATGAGCCTCGATGCGCTGGCCTGGGACGTCGTGGAGTCCGGAGCCCCGGCGGACGGGTTCACCGTGGCCATCGACGCCCGCCGGCGCGAGCTGTACTGGGCCCAGTACGCCGCCGACGGCACCCTGGTGGACGGCCCGCATGTGACCGCGCCGCAGCAGCTGCCCAGCCTCCCCGCGTACGGCGCGGGCGCAGGCCTCTACCGGTGGCAGCTCGAGGACGCCGGGGCGAGCGTCGACGAGGCGTTCGCGCAGGCGCAGCCCGCGGCGGCCTCGCTCGGGCTCGTCGCGGCCGCCCGCCTCGGCGCGGGCGCGCCCCTGCTGGACACCACGCCGCTGTACCTGCGCGACTCCGATGCCCAGGTCCCGGGCCCCCGGAAGCGCGCCCTGTGA
- the tsaE gene encoding tRNA (adenosine(37)-N6)-threonylcarbamoyltransferase complex ATPase subunit type 1 TsaE, with product MSGAPEWEAAFAPASAEETQALGAALGGVLGAGDLVVLTGELGAGKTTFTQGLGEGLGVRPGIISPTFVLVRIHPNLIHGPRPGGPDLVHVDAYRLSGHGEITDLDLENWADSAVTVVEWGRGLVEDLSDSRLDIELRRPHAAPPAAGAPDGAPTLDFDTEDDDEPRLVLIRAYGPRWAQHPGVHWPAVERVDPAALDAAATHTPEEDR from the coding sequence ATGAGCGGCGCCCCGGAGTGGGAGGCCGCGTTCGCGCCGGCCTCCGCGGAGGAGACCCAGGCCCTCGGCGCGGCGCTCGGCGGGGTGCTCGGGGCGGGCGACCTCGTGGTCCTCACCGGCGAGCTCGGTGCCGGGAAGACCACCTTCACCCAGGGGCTCGGCGAGGGCCTCGGCGTCCGGCCCGGCATCATCTCCCCGACCTTCGTGCTGGTCCGGATCCACCCGAACCTGATCCACGGCCCCCGCCCGGGCGGCCCGGACCTCGTCCACGTGGACGCCTACCGGCTCAGCGGCCACGGCGAGATCACCGACCTGGACCTCGAGAACTGGGCCGACTCCGCCGTCACGGTGGTCGAGTGGGGCCGCGGGCTCGTCGAGGACCTCTCCGACAGCCGCCTCGACATCGAGCTGCGCCGGCCGCACGCCGCGCCCCCCGCCGCTGGCGCTCCGGATGGCGCGCCCACCCTCGATTTCGACACCGAGGACGACGACGAGCCCCGCCTCGTCCTGATCCGCGCCTATGGCCCCCGCTGGGCGCAGCACCCCGGCGTGCACTGGCCCGCCGTCGAGCGCGTGGATCCCGCAGCGCTCGACGCCGCCGCGACCCACACCCCGGAGGAGGACCGGTGA
- the alr gene encoding alanine racemase, with translation MPSTRLPERAAVIDLDAIRHNVGVVRKVAEPARVMAVVKADGYGHGAVPVARAALEAGASWLGVAHISEALALRAAGIDAPILAWLHTPDSNFSAAVAAGIDLGCSGWELDAIVAAAREQERPARVHLKIDTGLGRNGVTADRWEAVVGEAVEYQDEGLLRVAGVFSHLAVADEPERPETDAQLDAFREAVALAEDAGCDLDVRHIANSPAIFSRPDAHFDLVRAGISIYGLSPFAEQTSADLHLRPAMTLRATLSQAKRVPADQGVSYGLTYRTASAGALGLVPLGYADGVPRTSDRGPVRIAGRTYPVAGRVAMDQIVVDLGASADPAELAGAEAVLFGSGADGGPTADDWARATGTINYEIVTRISQRVPRVYVGEGA, from the coding sequence ATGCCCAGCACCCGCCTCCCGGAGCGCGCCGCCGTGATCGACCTCGACGCGATCCGCCACAACGTGGGGGTGGTCCGCAAGGTCGCGGAGCCGGCCCGGGTCATGGCTGTGGTGAAGGCGGACGGGTACGGGCACGGGGCCGTCCCGGTGGCCCGCGCCGCCCTCGAGGCCGGTGCCTCGTGGCTCGGCGTCGCGCACATCAGCGAGGCGCTGGCCCTCCGCGCGGCGGGCATCGACGCGCCGATCCTGGCCTGGCTGCACACCCCGGACTCCAACTTCTCCGCCGCCGTCGCGGCCGGGATCGACCTGGGCTGCTCGGGCTGGGAGCTCGACGCGATCGTGGCCGCGGCCCGCGAGCAGGAGCGCCCCGCGCGCGTGCACCTCAAGATCGACACGGGCCTGGGCCGCAACGGCGTCACGGCGGACCGGTGGGAGGCCGTGGTCGGGGAGGCCGTCGAGTACCAGGACGAGGGCCTGCTGCGCGTGGCCGGCGTGTTCAGCCACCTCGCCGTGGCCGACGAGCCCGAGCGCCCCGAGACCGACGCGCAGCTGGACGCGTTCCGCGAAGCCGTGGCCCTCGCCGAGGACGCCGGCTGCGACCTCGACGTCCGCCACATCGCCAACTCGCCCGCCATCTTCTCGCGCCCGGACGCCCACTTCGACCTCGTGCGCGCGGGCATCTCGATCTACGGGCTCTCCCCGTTCGCCGAGCAGACCTCCGCGGACCTGCACCTGCGCCCGGCCATGACCCTGCGCGCCACGCTCTCCCAGGCCAAGCGCGTCCCCGCGGACCAGGGCGTGAGCTACGGGCTCACCTACCGCACCGCCTCCGCCGGCGCGCTCGGGCTCGTCCCCCTCGGCTATGCCGACGGCGTCCCGCGCACCTCCGACCGCGGCCCGGTCCGGATCGCCGGGCGCACCTACCCCGTGGCCGGCCGCGTGGCGATGGACCAGATCGTGGTGGACCTCGGCGCCTCCGCGGACCCGGCCGAGCTCGCCGGCGCGGAGGCCGTCCTGTTCGGGTCCGGCGCCGACGGCGGCCCCACTGCCGACGACTGGGCGCGGGCCACCGGCACCATCAACTACGAGATCGTCACGCGCATCAGCCAGCGCGTCCCGCGGGTCTACGTGGGGGAGGGCGCATGA
- the mshA gene encoding D-inositol-3-phosphate glycosyltransferase, with protein sequence MISLHTSPLEQPGAGDAGGMNVYVAQLARSLAAGGVGVDIYTRATAPGQPATVDLAPGARVHHLAAGPQRRLAKEQMPPLVEEFAAAMLARIMDAAAAGQPRPRIVHSHYWVSGLAGLEVAGALGVPLVHTMHTMARVKNQHLAAGDVPEPSNRERGEQRLADEAARFTANTSAERDELVRHYDVDDDRIDVVSPGVDLGVFRPAFRGRSRSARGVGAEEFHVLFAGRIQRLKGPQVLVAAAAELRRRRPDIPLRVSIIGAPSGSAGLDLDLLAQSEGLRGVVHRLPPVPAEELAEWFRSADAVAMPSFSESFGLVALEAQACGTPVVAARVGGLTQAVCDGRTGFLVDGHEPSAWAAVLEQLHDDPETRGDLGRAASIYAERFGWEQTAEGTRAAYRAALHELAGLRLP encoded by the coding sequence ATGATCTCCCTCCACACGTCCCCCCTGGAGCAGCCGGGCGCTGGGGACGCGGGCGGGATGAACGTCTATGTCGCCCAGCTCGCGCGCTCCCTGGCCGCCGGCGGCGTGGGGGTGGACATCTACACCCGGGCCACTGCCCCGGGCCAGCCGGCCACGGTGGACCTCGCTCCGGGCGCGCGTGTGCACCATCTGGCCGCGGGGCCGCAACGCCGCCTGGCCAAGGAGCAGATGCCCCCGCTCGTGGAGGAGTTCGCCGCGGCGATGCTCGCGAGGATCATGGACGCGGCGGCCGCCGGGCAGCCGCGTCCGCGGATCGTGCACAGCCACTACTGGGTCTCGGGCCTCGCGGGCCTCGAGGTGGCGGGCGCCCTGGGCGTTCCGCTCGTGCACACGATGCACACGATGGCCCGGGTCAAGAACCAGCACCTAGCCGCCGGCGACGTGCCCGAGCCGAGCAACCGCGAGCGCGGCGAGCAGCGGCTGGCGGACGAGGCGGCCCGCTTCACGGCCAACACCTCGGCCGAGCGGGACGAGCTGGTCCGCCACTACGACGTGGACGACGACCGCATCGACGTGGTCTCCCCCGGGGTGGACCTGGGCGTGTTCCGCCCGGCGTTCCGGGGCCGGTCCCGCAGCGCCCGCGGGGTCGGCGCCGAGGAGTTCCATGTGCTCTTCGCCGGCAGGATCCAGCGGCTCAAGGGCCCGCAGGTCCTCGTCGCGGCGGCGGCGGAGCTCCGGCGCCGCCGTCCGGACATCCCCTTGCGCGTCTCCATCATCGGTGCCCCGAGCGGCTCGGCGGGGCTCGATCTCGACCTGCTCGCGCAGAGCGAGGGCCTGCGCGGCGTGGTCCACCGCCTCCCGCCCGTGCCCGCGGAGGAACTGGCCGAGTGGTTCCGGTCAGCGGACGCGGTGGCGATGCCGAGCTTCTCAGAGTCGTTCGGGCTCGTGGCGCTGGAGGCGCAGGCCTGCGGGACGCCAGTGGTCGCGGCACGGGTGGGCGGGCTGACCCAGGCCGTGTGCGACGGCCGGACGGGCTTCCTCGTGGACGGCCATGAGCCGTCGGCGTGGGCGGCGGTCCTCGAGCAGCTGCACGACGACCCGGAGACCCGCGGCGACCTCGGCCGCGCGGCCTCGATCTACGCCGAGCGCTTCGGCTGGGAGCAGACCGCCGAGGGCACCCGCGCCGCCTACCGCGCGGCGCTCCACGAACTGGCGGGCCTCCGCCTCCCCTGA
- a CDS encoding formate--tetrahydrofolate ligase → MTATAPSPSASPDSSATGALVRSDLEIARAATLRPIVEIAAAAGIPEDALELYGRYKAKIDLSRLGAEDRHGQVVLVTAISPTPAGEGKSTLTVGLADALARAGKRTMIAIREPSLGPILGMKGGATGGGLSQVLPMEDINLHFTGDFHAITAANNALCALIDNHIFQGNALDIDPRRVTFKRVMDMNDRALRSIVIGLGGPAQGVPREAGFDITVASEVMAVFCLASSAADLKERLGRITFGYTYGRRPLTVADLGAAGVMAMLLKDAIKPNLVQTIAGTPALVHGGPFANIAHGCNSALATTTARRLADVVVTEAGFGADLGAEKFMDIKARYADVAPSAVVVVATVRALKMHGGVPKDALTEPNVEALERGFVNLARHVENVRKFGLEPVVAVNRFGTDAPEELDAVVRLCRGAGVRVAVADVWGRGGGGDGGDDLAREVLAVLEAPGTLRHLYPLEMGVEEKIGTVVREVYRGAGVEFSDQARRTLQQIHENGWDGLPVCMAKTQYSFSDDPSLLGAPEGFTVHVRELWPRTGAGFIVAVTGSLMTMPGLPKQPAALRMDLDDEGQVTGLF, encoded by the coding sequence ATGACCGCCACGGCACCGTCGCCCAGCGCCAGCCCGGACTCGAGCGCCACGGGCGCCCTCGTCCGCTCGGACCTCGAGATCGCCCGGGCCGCGACGCTCAGGCCCATCGTCGAGATCGCCGCAGCGGCGGGGATCCCGGAGGACGCGCTCGAGCTCTACGGGCGGTACAAGGCCAAGATCGACCTCTCCCGGCTGGGCGCCGAGGACCGCCACGGACAGGTCGTGCTCGTCACGGCGATCTCCCCCACCCCGGCCGGCGAGGGCAAGTCGACCCTCACGGTCGGCCTCGCGGACGCCCTCGCCCGCGCGGGGAAGCGGACCATGATCGCCATCCGCGAGCCGAGCCTCGGCCCCATCCTCGGCATGAAGGGCGGCGCGACGGGCGGCGGCCTGTCCCAGGTGCTGCCCATGGAGGACATCAACCTCCACTTCACCGGCGACTTCCACGCCATCACGGCCGCGAACAACGCCCTGTGCGCCCTGATCGACAACCACATCTTCCAGGGCAACGCCCTGGACATCGACCCGCGCCGCGTCACGTTCAAGCGCGTCATGGACATGAACGACCGTGCCCTGCGCAGCATCGTGATCGGCCTCGGCGGCCCGGCCCAAGGCGTGCCGCGCGAGGCCGGGTTCGACATCACCGTGGCCTCCGAGGTCATGGCAGTGTTCTGCCTCGCCTCCTCGGCGGCGGACCTCAAGGAGCGCCTGGGCCGCATCACGTTCGGCTACACCTACGGCCGCAGGCCCCTCACGGTCGCGGACCTCGGCGCCGCCGGGGTGATGGCCATGCTCCTCAAGGATGCGATCAAGCCCAACCTCGTCCAGACCATCGCCGGCACCCCGGCGCTGGTCCACGGCGGCCCGTTCGCGAACATCGCCCACGGCTGCAACTCGGCCCTCGCGACCACGACGGCGCGCCGCCTCGCCGACGTGGTGGTCACCGAGGCCGGGTTCGGGGCGGACCTCGGGGCCGAGAAGTTCATGGACATCAAGGCCCGCTACGCGGACGTGGCGCCCTCCGCGGTCGTGGTGGTCGCGACCGTGCGGGCGCTCAAGATGCACGGCGGCGTGCCCAAGGACGCGCTCACCGAACCCAACGTGGAGGCGCTCGAGCGCGGCTTCGTGAACCTCGCCCGGCATGTGGAGAACGTGCGGAAGTTCGGCCTCGAGCCCGTGGTGGCGGTCAATCGGTTCGGGACGGACGCGCCCGAGGAGCTCGACGCCGTCGTGCGCCTGTGCCGCGGGGCCGGCGTCCGTGTCGCGGTGGCGGACGTGTGGGGCCGCGGCGGCGGGGGCGACGGCGGCGACGACCTCGCGCGGGAGGTGCTCGCCGTGCTCGAGGCGCCGGGGACGCTCAGGCACCTCTATCCGCTCGAGATGGGCGTCGAGGAGAAGATCGGCACGGTGGTGCGCGAGGTCTACCGCGGCGCCGGCGTCGAGTTCTCCGACCAGGCGCGGCGGACGCTGCAGCAGATCCACGAGAACGGCTGGGACGGCCTGCCGGTGTGCATGGCCAAGACGCAGTACTCGTTCTCCGACGACCCGTCGCTGCTCGGCGCGCCGGAGGGCTTCACGGTGCACGTGCGCGAGCTGTGGCCGCGCACGGGCGCCGGGTTCATCGTCGCCGTGACGGGCTCGCTCATGACCATGCCGGGTCTGCCGAAGCAGCCGGCCGCGCTGCGCATGGACCTCGACGACGAGGGCCAGGTCACCGGCCTCTTCTGA
- a CDS encoding helicase associated domain-containing protein, whose product MGGEVDNAMWRILSRQIAGIEEPRQLDDNEFAALLGRLEAFVEECGRVPERTAKEPDEARLGLWIEAQRRADHGGVLCPERRVRLEGLLGPRWFSRS is encoded by the coding sequence ATGGGGGGCGAAGTGGACAACGCGATGTGGCGGATCCTGTCGAGGCAGATCGCAGGAATCGAGGAGCCGAGGCAGCTGGACGACAACGAGTTCGCGGCCCTGCTCGGCCGGCTCGAGGCGTTCGTGGAGGAGTGCGGCCGGGTGCCCGAGCGCACCGCGAAGGAGCCCGACGAGGCGCGCCTCGGCCTGTGGATCGAGGCCCAGCGGCGGGCGGACCACGGCGGCGTGCTGTGCCCCGAGCGCCGCGTCCGGCTCGAGGGCCTCCTCGGCCCGCGATGGTTCTCGCGGAGCTGA